A single region of the Pseudomonas sp. B21-023 genome encodes:
- a CDS encoding FAD:protein FMN transferase — protein MRSVQSPESSRLRAILLLSILTLLSACKPAPTLERFGGPTMGSSYSIQYVRQPGGPAPEQVQSAVEGILQAIDAHYSTYRGDSIVSRFNQLPANQCLPIDADMLELVTFGQHLAEQSQGAFDLTVEPLLDLWGFGPQAREMQVPEPQALARARLRVGYRHLRLEGEALCKDAAVELDFNSVAAGHAVDLIAQRLRAMGIDNFLAEATGELKAVGRKPDGSAWRVALELPREDHQIARQVIDVQDLAVSTSGDYRHYFEDNGRRYSHTFDARLGRPVAHDLAAVTVLDASALLADGYSTLLLILGPQQGWDFAIAHGIAAVLVTRVEGGFVSRSTPAFEQRVKGK, from the coding sequence ATGAGGTCAGTGCAGTCTCCTGAGAGCTCTCGTTTGCGCGCGATACTACTGTTGTCCATCCTTACGCTGCTTTCAGCCTGCAAGCCAGCCCCGACCCTCGAGCGCTTCGGCGGCCCGACCATGGGCAGCAGCTACAGCATCCAGTACGTGCGCCAGCCAGGCGGCCCGGCGCCGGAGCAGGTGCAGTCGGCGGTCGAAGGCATCCTGCAGGCCATCGACGCGCATTACTCCACCTACCGCGGCGACTCCATCGTCAGCCGTTTCAACCAGTTGCCGGCCAATCAGTGCCTGCCCATCGATGCCGACATGCTGGAACTGGTTACTTTCGGCCAGCACCTGGCCGAACAGAGCCAGGGCGCCTTCGACCTTACCGTCGAGCCGCTACTCGACCTCTGGGGCTTCGGCCCGCAGGCCCGCGAAATGCAGGTGCCGGAGCCGCAGGCGCTGGCCAGGGCGCGCCTGCGCGTGGGTTACCGCCACTTGCGCCTTGAGGGCGAGGCCCTGTGCAAGGACGCCGCCGTCGAACTGGATTTCAACAGCGTCGCCGCCGGCCACGCCGTCGACCTGATCGCCCAGCGCCTGCGCGCCATGGGCATCGACAACTTTCTTGCCGAGGCCACCGGTGAGTTGAAGGCCGTGGGCCGCAAGCCCGATGGCAGCGCCTGGCGGGTGGCCCTGGAACTGCCGCGCGAAGATCACCAGATCGCCCGCCAGGTCATCGACGTGCAGGACCTGGCCGTGTCGACCTCGGGTGACTACCGGCATTATTTCGAGGACAATGGCCGGCGCTATTCACACACCTTCGACGCCCGCCTCGGGCGCCCGGTCGCGCACGACCTGGCGGCGGTGACGGTGCTCGACGCTTCGGCGCTGCTGGCCGACGGCTACTCGACCCTGTTGTTGATCCTCGGGCCGCAGCAGGGCTGGGATTTCGCCATCGCCCACGGTATCGCCGCAGTACTGGTGACCCGGGTCGAGGGTGGTTTCGTCTCTCGTTCCACGCCGGCCTTCGAGCAGCGGGTGAAAGGCAAGTGA
- a CDS encoding glyceraldehyde-3-phosphate dehydrogenase, whose product MWKVTVTQKPDQCLGEWIDREALAEAMIPLIGQLYRNNNVVSSIYGRSLINRSVISILKAHRFARHRQTDETELSVHETFPLLKAMSELKLGAASVDLGKLANKFKVEGNGRSAEQFVRDELADVVGQQNASARKGTDVVLYGFGRIGRLLARILIEKTGGGDGLRLRAIVVRKGAENDLVKRASLLRRDSVHGPFDGTIVIDEANNTITANGNLIQVIYAKSPSEVDYTQYGINDALIVDNTGVWRDADGLGQHLACPGAARVILTAPGKGALKNIVHGINHGDISADDKIISAASCTTNAIVPVLKAINDQYGIVNGHVETVHSFTNDQNLIDNFHKGSRRGRAAPLNMVITETGAATAAAKALPVLKGKLTGNAIRVPTPNVSMAILNLNLEKATNREELNEYLRQTAMHSELHKQIDYVSSQEVVSTDFVGSRHAGVVDAEATICNDNRVVLYVWYDNEFGYSCQVVRVMEDMAGVNPPAFPR is encoded by the coding sequence ATGTGGAAGGTTACCGTGACTCAGAAGCCCGACCAGTGTCTTGGTGAGTGGATCGATCGTGAAGCCCTGGCTGAAGCGATGATCCCGCTTATCGGTCAGCTCTACCGCAACAACAACGTGGTGAGCTCGATCTATGGCCGCAGCCTGATCAACCGTTCGGTTATCTCGATCCTCAAAGCACACCGCTTTGCCCGTCACCGTCAGACCGACGAGACCGAGCTGTCCGTCCACGAGACATTCCCCCTGCTCAAGGCCATGAGCGAGCTGAAGCTGGGCGCCGCCTCGGTGGACCTGGGCAAGCTGGCCAACAAGTTCAAGGTCGAAGGCAATGGCCGCAGCGCCGAGCAGTTCGTCCGTGACGAACTGGCCGACGTCGTGGGTCAGCAGAACGCTTCCGCACGCAAGGGCACCGACGTCGTGCTGTACGGCTTCGGCCGCATCGGCCGCCTGCTGGCGCGTATCCTGATCGAGAAGACCGGTGGCGGTGACGGCCTGCGCCTGCGCGCCATCGTTGTGCGCAAGGGCGCCGAGAACGACCTGGTCAAGCGCGCCAGCCTGCTGCGCCGCGACTCGGTGCACGGTCCGTTCGACGGCACCATCGTCATCGATGAAGCCAACAACACCATCACTGCCAACGGCAACCTGATCCAGGTGATCTACGCCAAGAGCCCGAGCGAAGTCGACTACACCCAGTACGGCATCAACGATGCGCTGATCGTCGACAACACCGGTGTCTGGCGTGACGCCGACGGCCTCGGCCAGCACCTGGCCTGCCCGGGCGCCGCCCGCGTGATCCTCACCGCACCTGGCAAGGGCGCGCTGAAGAACATCGTGCACGGCATCAACCACGGCGACATCAGCGCCGACGACAAGATCATCTCGGCGGCGTCCTGCACCACCAACGCCATCGTGCCGGTGCTCAAGGCCATCAACGACCAGTACGGCATCGTCAACGGCCACGTCGAAACCGTTCACTCGTTCACCAACGACCAGAACCTGATCGACAACTTCCACAAGGGCAGCCGTCGTGGTCGCGCCGCGCCGCTGAACATGGTCATCACCGAGACCGGTGCCGCGACCGCCGCCGCCAAGGCCCTGCCAGTGCTCAAGGGCAAGCTGACCGGCAACGCGATCCGTGTGCCGACGCCGAACGTGTCGATGGCCATTCTCAACCTGAACCTCGAGAAGGCCACCAACCGCGAAGAGCTGAACGAGTACCTGCGCCAGACCGCCATGCACTCCGAGCTGCACAAGCAGATCGACTACGTCAGCTCCCAGGAAGTGGTATCGACCGACTTCGTCGGTTCGCGCCACGCCGGTGTGGTCGACGCCGAGGCGACCATCTGCAACGACAACCGTGTTGTCCTGTACGTCTGGTACGACAACGAATTCGGTTACAGCTGCCAGGTGGTGCGCGTGATGGAAGACATGGCCGGTGTGAACCCGCCAGCGTTTCCACGCTGA
- the mfd gene encoding transcription-repair coupling factor, whose amino-acid sequence MSVLRLPQMSATAGKQTWGNLPGAALSLAVAEAASTAGRFTLLLTADSQAADRLEQELRFFAPELPVLPFPDWETLPYDLFSPHQDIISQRIASLYRLPELDHGILVVPITTALHRLAPTRFLLGSSLVLDVGQKIDVEQMRARLEASGYRCVDTVYEHGEFAVRGALIDLFPMGSKQPYRIDLFDDEIETLRTFDPESQRSIDKVDSIRLLPAREFPMQKDEVTRFKARFRERFDVDFRRSAIFQDLTSGIIPAGIEYYLPLFFEETATLFDYLPTDTQVFSLPGVEQAAEHFWNDVRGRYEERRGDMSRPLLPPAELFLPVEDCFARLKQWPRVVISGEDVEAGAGRERFAARALPNLAIEAKAHQPLAELANFLDQFSGRVLFTAESAGRREVLLELLERLKLRPQTVDGWADFVTGGERLAITIAPLDDGLLLDDPAIALVAESPLFGQRVMQRRRREKRGEAANDAVIKNLTELREGAPVVHIDHGVGRYLGLATLEIDGQAAEFLTLEYAEGAKLYVPVANLHLIARYTGSDDALAPLHRLGSEAWQKAKRKAAEQVRDVAAELLDIYARRAARKGYAFADPAADYATFSAGFPFEETPDQQTAIEAVRADMLAGQPMDRLVCGDVGFGKTEVAMRAAFIAVHSGRQVAVLVPTTLLAQQHYNSFRDRFADWPVKVEVMSRFKSAKEVASAAAELAEGKIDILIGTHKLLQDDVRFKDLGLAIIDEEHRFGVRQKEQLKALRSEVDILTLTATPIPRTLNMAVSGMRDLSIIATPPARRLSVRTFVMEQNKSTVKEALLRELLRGGQVYYLHNDVKSIEKCAAELAELVPEARIGIGHGQMRERELEQVMSDFYHKRFNVLIASTIIETGIDVPSANTIVIERADKFGLAQLHQLRGRVGRSHHQAYAYLLTPPRQQISADAEKRLEAIANTQDLGAGFVLATNDLEIRGAGELLGEGQSGQIQAVGFTLYMEMLERAVKAIRKGTQPNLEQPLGGGPEINLRLPALIPEDYLPDVHARLILYKRIASAADEEGLKDLQVEMIDRFGLLPEPTKNLMRLTLLKLQAEKLGIKKVDAGPNGGKLEFEAETPVDPLTLIKLIQGQPKRYKFEGATQFRFLVPMERPEERFNTLEALFERLTPQTH is encoded by the coding sequence GTGTCAGTTCTGCGCCTACCGCAAATGTCGGCCACGGCCGGCAAACAAACCTGGGGCAACCTGCCCGGCGCGGCCTTGAGCCTGGCCGTCGCCGAGGCTGCCAGTACCGCCGGTCGCTTCACCTTGCTGCTGACCGCCGACAGCCAGGCGGCCGATCGCCTGGAGCAGGAGCTGCGCTTCTTCGCGCCAGAACTGCCGGTGCTGCCTTTCCCCGACTGGGAAACCCTGCCCTACGACCTGTTCTCGCCGCACCAGGACATCATCTCCCAGCGTATCGCCAGCCTCTACCGGCTGCCGGAGCTGGACCACGGCATTCTCGTCGTGCCGATCACCACCGCCCTGCACCGCCTGGCCCCCACGCGCTTCCTGCTGGGCAGCAGCCTGGTGCTGGACGTCGGCCAGAAGATCGACGTCGAGCAGATGCGCGCGCGCCTGGAAGCCAGCGGCTACCGCTGCGTCGACACGGTCTACGAGCATGGCGAGTTCGCCGTGCGCGGCGCGCTGATCGACCTGTTCCCCATGGGCAGCAAGCAGCCGTACCGCATCGACCTGTTCGACGACGAGATCGAGACCCTGCGCACCTTCGACCCGGAGAGCCAGCGCTCGATCGACAAGGTCGACTCGATCCGCCTGTTGCCGGCGCGCGAGTTCCCCATGCAGAAGGACGAGGTGACGCGCTTCAAGGCGCGTTTCCGCGAACGCTTCGACGTCGACTTCCGCCGCAGCGCGATCTTCCAGGACCTCACCAGCGGCATCATCCCCGCTGGCATCGAGTACTACCTGCCGTTGTTCTTCGAAGAAACCGCCACCCTGTTCGACTACCTGCCGACCGACACCCAGGTGTTCTCGCTGCCGGGCGTGGAGCAGGCCGCCGAACACTTCTGGAACGATGTGCGCGGGCGCTATGAAGAGCGCCGCGGCGATATGAGCCGGCCGCTGCTGCCACCGGCGGAGCTGTTCCTGCCGGTGGAGGATTGCTTCGCCCGCCTCAAGCAGTGGCCACGAGTGGTGATCAGCGGCGAAGATGTCGAGGCCGGCGCTGGCCGTGAGCGCTTCGCCGCCCGCGCCCTGCCCAACCTGGCCATCGAGGCCAAGGCCCACCAGCCGCTGGCGGAGCTGGCCAACTTCCTCGACCAGTTCAGCGGCCGCGTGCTGTTCACCGCCGAGTCCGCGGGCCGCCGCGAAGTGCTGCTCGAGTTGCTCGAACGCCTCAAGCTGCGCCCGCAGACCGTCGACGGCTGGGCCGACTTCGTCACCGGCGGCGAACGCCTGGCGATCACCATCGCCCCCTTGGACGACGGCCTGTTGCTGGACGACCCGGCCATTGCCCTGGTAGCGGAAAGCCCGCTGTTCGGCCAGCGCGTGATGCAGCGCAGGCGCCGCGAGAAACGCGGCGAGGCGGCCAACGACGCGGTGATCAAGAACCTCACCGAGCTGCGCGAAGGCGCGCCGGTGGTGCACATCGACCATGGCGTGGGCCGCTACCTGGGCCTGGCCACCCTGGAAATCGACGGCCAGGCCGCCGAGTTCCTCACCCTCGAATACGCCGAGGGCGCCAAGCTCTACGTGCCGGTGGCCAACCTGCACCTGATCGCGCGCTACACCGGCAGCGACGACGCCCTGGCCCCACTGCACCGGCTGGGTTCAGAAGCCTGGCAGAAAGCCAAGCGCAAGGCCGCCGAGCAGGTGCGCGACGTCGCCGCCGAGCTGCTCGATATCTACGCCCGCCGCGCCGCGCGCAAAGGCTATGCCTTCGCCGACCCGGCCGCCGACTACGCCACCTTCAGCGCCGGCTTCCCGTTCGAGGAAACCCCCGACCAGCAGACCGCCATCGAGGCGGTGCGGGCCGACATGCTCGCCGGCCAGCCCATGGACCGCCTGGTGTGCGGCGACGTCGGCTTCGGCAAGACCGAGGTGGCCATGCGCGCCGCCTTCATCGCCGTGCACAGCGGCCGCCAGGTGGCGGTCCTGGTACCCACCACGCTGCTGGCCCAGCAGCACTACAACAGTTTCCGCGACCGCTTCGCCGACTGGCCGGTGAAGGTCGAGGTGATGAGCCGCTTCAAGTCGGCCAAGGAAGTCGCCAGCGCCGCGGCGGAACTGGCCGAAGGCAAGATCGACATCCTCATCGGCACCCACAAGCTGCTGCAGGACGATGTGCGCTTCAAGGACCTGGGCCTGGCCATCATCGACGAGGAACACCGCTTCGGCGTGCGGCAGAAGGAACAGCTCAAGGCGCTGCGCAGCGAGGTGGACATCCTCACACTGACCGCAACGCCGATCCCGCGCACGCTGAACATGGCGGTTTCGGGCATGCGCGACCTGTCGATCATCGCCACCCCGCCAGCGCGGCGCCTGTCGGTGCGCACCTTCGTCATGGAGCAGAACAAGAGCACCGTGAAGGAGGCGCTGCTGCGCGAACTGCTGCGCGGTGGCCAGGTGTACTACCTGCACAACGATGTGAAGAGCATCGAGAAGTGCGCCGCCGAGCTGGCCGAGCTGGTGCCCGAGGCACGTATCGGCATCGGTCACGGGCAGATGCGCGAACGCGAGCTCGAGCAGGTGATGAGTGACTTCTATCACAAGCGTTTCAACGTGCTGATCGCCTCGACCATCATCGAGACCGGCATCGACGTGCCGAGCGCCAACACCATCGTCATCGAGCGCGCCGACAAGTTCGGCCTGGCGCAATTGCACCAGTTGCGTGGTCGGGTCGGGCGCAGCCACCACCAGGCCTATGCCTACCTGCTGACGCCACCGCGCCAGCAAATCAGTGCCGACGCCGAGAAACGCCTGGAGGCCATCGCCAACACCCAGGACCTGGGCGCGGGCTTCGTCCTGGCCACCAACGACCTGGAGATCCGCGGCGCCGGCGAACTGCTCGGCGAAGGCCAGAGCGGGCAGATCCAGGCGGTCGGCTTCACCCTGTACATGGAGATGCTCGAGCGCGCGGTCAAGGCCATCCGCAAGGGCACCCAGCCGAACCTCGAACAGCCACTCGGTGGCGGCCCGGAGATCAACCTGCGCCTGCCGGCGCTGATCCCCGAGGACTACCTGCCCGACGTGCATGCGCGCCTGATCCTGTACAAGCGCATCGCCTCGGCGGCCGACGAAGAGGGCCTCAAGGACCTGCAGGTGGAGATGATCGACCGCTTCGGCCTGCTGCCGGAACCGACCAAGAACCTGATGCGCCTGACCCTGCTCAAGCTGCAGGCGGAAAAGCTCGGCATCAAGAAGGTCGACGCCGGCCCCAACGGCGGCAAGCTCGAGTTCGAGGCCGAAACCCCGGTCGACCCGCTGACCCTGATCAAGCTGATCCAGGGCCAGCCCAAACGCTACAAGTTCGAAGGCGCGACCCAGTTCCGCTTCCTGGTGCCGATGGAACGCCCCGAAGAACGTTTCAACACCCTGGAAGCGCTGTTCGAGCGCCTTACCCCACAAACACACTAA